The Drosophila sulfurigaster albostrigata strain 15112-1811.04 chromosome 3, ASM2355843v2, whole genome shotgun sequence genomic sequence AAAATTAATGAGCAGGCGGAGTTCGAGCTGCGGCATGTTGACAGGGCACAGCTGAAACACAATAACGCATAACCACAGCCTGGAGAGTGACcgagagagcagagagagaggagaaggtGGAGCAGGACTTCTGGGCAGTCAAGCGAGCAGGCGTCCAACGAACCAACCAACCAATCGACCAGCCAACCAACATTGACAACATGGTCACGAACATGTCGCAGCCGCATTATTGCGGCGCCAGCGTTGATGATTTTCACACAAAGTAAGTCGAGACGAGAGTTTTGCTGAGGCGAacgtgtggcaagtggcatgaGGCAAGGGGCAACGCCTGTGGGGTCATTGCCTGTGAATGGGCCTGCTGCCATGTCAGcatattaattacttttttaaatgtaatttgcatAATGATTTGCTTACCTACGTGATAACTGATGTGTACATAATCAAATGATCTGCGTAATTGCCATGAAATATATTGTAGCTGGTTAGAACCCTGCTGCGTCGTATTTTAGCTAAGCAAAGTCCCATGCAAATTTTCGCCCAAACATtcttcaattaaatgaaaactaagCATATAACttacttaattttaatcaaaGTTACGCTCAACATCTATGAAAGTTCCATTTGAGTATTAACATAAGCTTTTCGCATGCgtcacaaattcaaattaaattgcaaatgatAGTAAAATGTACATtcgatttaatatttatttagttcattgaatttcaatgaaatattttcgtGTTATAACTTTTGTCAATTTCTATGAAATATTCAGTTGAAACTTTTAGtcaaaataatatcaatagtAATAATGTCGCTGCAGAAATATGcttttttgattgaaattttaatCGCTCTGAAGGCtaaaaatgtgtatatatgttatttaatttgctgctacttttttgttttatgaaaataaatgaaaatattaaaagagaCATCAACtagaatttgcatttatatttactgatttatttctatttttggatgttaaaatataaataggaATTATACCATTTTTAGCATAAAGTTTTGCATAAACTAAATTGCCACTAGAATTTAATTCCGTATTCTACGATCCATTAAATTCAtaagtttttaagttttttaatggccaataaattaaacatacgCCGTGTTGCCCTAGATGGCACAGTAGAACTTATTTAAAACTTCATGTGaaagtatattcatataacatttattttacttagaTGTAttgaaacttaaaaaaaaaaaataaatttattgacaatcgaaaatatgaaaagttgCAGCAACTATAATATTGtacttattgaaaaataaatataaattttatgtcTTTAGCATAAAGTTGTGCAtcacataaattgcaaattaattaattttagttctttaaaatacatttaattaattagttttatcAATTAAGAAATTGCTCATACGCAATGATGCACTTGCTGACACAGTTGAATTTAAAAGTGTATATGAAAGCAACTTTGATTGAGAGCaagcataatttatttaccttAAATGGATCGCAAATTCaagtaaattaattgaatcTTTTGGCAATCTTCTCTTTTGAcagctataaatatatacacgGCTATTTCTCGCTCGTGGTCTGCATTCTCGGCACCATTGCAAACACACTGAATATTATTGTGCTGACTCGCAGGGAAATGCGTTCACCAACGAATGCTATACTCACAGGATTAGCAGTAGCTGATCTGGCCGTGATGCTGGAGTACATACCCTACACCGTGCACGACTACATACTCAGCGATCTGTTGCCGCGCGAGCAACAACTCAGCTACAGTTGGGCCTGCTTCATCAAGTTCCATTCGATCTTCGCCCAGGTGCTTCACACGATCTCCATCTGGTTGACAGTAACTTTAGCTGTGTGGCGCTACATTGCGGTGAGCTATCCTCAAAGGAATCGCATTTGGTGTGGCATGCGAACCACAACGATAACCATAGCGATGGCCTATGTGGTGTGTGTCTTGGTGGTATCGCCTTGGCTGTATTTGGTCACTGCCATCACCAAGTATCAGATGACACTCGATGCCAATGGCAAGACGATCAAAACGGTGCCGTTGACGCAGTATATGGTGGACAACGATGAGCAAGTCTCGCTGCAGGTGATGTCCAGCACGACGCCGGACATGGCTTGGGCCTTCGCttccagcagcaacaccacGTCGATGAGCATGCTCAATCTGAGCACAGTGGTGCCCACCACAACTGTGGCACCCTCTGAGCTGGGACAGCGCAACATCACAGTATATAAGCTCTATCACAGCGAACTGGCTTTGAATGATCTTCCCTTGCGGAATGCGACGTTTCTCATCTACAGCGTGATCATTAAGCTGATTCCCTGCTTTGCTCTAACAGTGCTCTCAGTGCGTTTAATTGGCGCGCTGCTCGAGGCGAAGAAGCGTAGGAAAATTCTCGCCTGTCATGCGGCCAACGACATGCAACCGATTGTCAATGGCAAAGTTGTGACGCCCTCGCAACCGAAGAGCTGCAAGCTGCTGGAGAAGGAGAAACAGACGGATCGCACCACGAGAATGCTGCTGgcggtgttgttgctgtttctcaTCACAGAGTTTCCACAGGGCATTATGGGACTGCTGAATGTGCTGCTTGGCGATGCGTTTCTCATGGAGTGCTACCTCAAACTGAGTGAGTATTGATTATGCAGGCAAATAGCTTTGTTTTCGCATCAATCATACGCAACGTTAACCGTTGCCTGTTGTTTACAGTTTGTCTGCCAACTGTATTATTTAGCGATTGTCCTTGaactttttgtgtttgccttgACCAGTTGCCAACTGTCAGACAATGTGGAGCCACGTTGAACTCGTTCTTTGCACTTATTGCGTTTCAATGTCTCATTTTAGGTGACCTAATGGACATTCTGGCACTTATTAATTCGAGCATCAATTTCATACTCTACTGTTCGATGAGTCGCCAGTTCCGCAGCACGTTCACCCTGCTCTTCCGCCCCCGCTGGTTCGACAAATGGCTGCCGCTGTCGCAGCACGACGGCGACGGACGGGACGGGATGGGGGGAAGGCTGGATGGGTATGGGAGACAGCGACTGGTGCACACGGATGCTGTTAGCAAGAGCATGGCCATTGATTTGGGTCTGACGACGCAAGTGACAAATGTGTAGCAGGAAAGCAGCCGGGCagtgtcaacaacaacagccacaacgatagcggcggcggcgacggcaacagcgacggcgacagcgacaaatGCAACTGAATCCGccgctgttgatgttgatggaTGTGCCAACGAAATTGGCGCCGCTAACGACATCTGCGTGGTTGAAATGCTGCAACCAAAAGACACTGCCGgtaacagcaacatcagcaaacATCACAATagaagcagcaactgcaacagcaacattaatAGAGCAGCGCGACGACGCTGCAGCGTGGGTGGCAAATGCATTTGGCCGGCCAGCGATTGGCTGCGTCGATTGCGTAACaaggagcaactgcagcaacaacagcaacagcaaccgcatAGCGAACAACTGCAACGGGAGCGGGATTTGGAGTCACGTGAAACGTCACGCACGCGACGCAGCAGCGTGTTGCTGATGGTGCTGCTTAGTGGCAGCGAGATGGAGGCGAAGGCGGTGGTTGTTAGTGAACAGCAGGCGATAATGACGACACCGCAGCAACCGCAACGTCTCAGTCGCACTGCAACCGAAGAAATGGACGATGCCATCGATGCATTGTGGCTGTAAATACACAATTCTGTTCCCTCCTTCCCTCCAACCCCCTAGAAGTCTCTGTCTATAAATGtacttttattgttattgtaataATTAGCAAACCCGCCGCAATCTTTGCTCTTCTCGGGGCAGCTGACATTTTGGGCAGCGTTGCAGGCACGTTGTGAGCCCCTCGCGCCTGCCTCGCTCCACCAAAGTCGTGCGGCTTGCCACGAAAGCAATTATTGTGGTGCGGCATTAAGTCTCTCTAAGTGATACTTGACATAGTTTACTAGATTGTAAGCTCAAGCAAAGCGTATTTAATACcaaccaaaacacacacacacaatacacagTTAACTAAAGTACGATataaataatagataatagCTATTCACTGTGCATTTGGCCATTTGTCAATGAGTCCATCTCTGAATCTAAATGGCACTGCTCAGTCAATAGCTGCTCCACAACGTGGCCAGCATCTCGTGCTGCCTTTCGTATTAAGATGAACTATTATACTTATGATTGGAATAAAGAATTCGGCGTCATGATTTTATGTAATCAAAGTCGTTTATTATTCGCAAAAGCTGTGGATTCAAGATGCTGGTAAGTAGGAATGATTTATAACATTAGGTAAATATATAATGCAATTCAATACTGATTAATTTGGAAAACTCAGAGGGGGTTTAATTAGGAAATTAACTAAACAGTTTAGTTAGGAATAAACTAAGCagtttatatatttgcttCAGGccaattttatcttatttgaGTGTGGTTTtattgctataaataaataaagagagaatttatgattttttggtatattaacgTAACATATataatgttttgcttttattgaaaatgtgtagcgggtatcttgcAGTccagcatactcgactgtatctctcttacttgttttataacaaaatgattatattattaaataacaataatgaaaaaataaatgctgatATCTTGCATATTTTCGCCATTTAAATATGCAGAAATTACGTAAATAAATTCTgagtaaatacataaataaatgctgtGATCCCTCACTCAACTTATAAATTAtggaatttgtaattttttttcaattggcAAATctgataaaaaatatacagtaATCAGCAAAGcatgcaatgcaattaaagtgCTGATTCAATCTGTATTTATCTAAAAGGGTTAATTGTATTCTTTGTAAttggcaaataatttaatcaatgTACGTAATGagtttacaatatttttgttattttagccaattaaataaatattggtTACCACTACGAATTAAAGAGATAATAGAAGTTTAATATTGAGCAGACACTcgtattgaaataaattcctATTCCACAAAGCAATTGATTCAGACTCGCCACAGAGTCCGAGTGAAGAGTCGAGTGCTATTATTCGACTATTGTACTAAATAAATTAGACCCTTATCTATGCTACTCACTCTCAAAGTATTTCTCTATCTCTTCATAGCAAGTGTAAATGTATTTGTTGGGTTTAATTACCCGCACTTTGTTAGTCCACAAAGTGTTTTATTGATTGGccttcgcttttgcttttggccatgaaaagaaatgctggttaaatataacaaaactTGGCGTCTGTTTTGCCATTCGCATTCTGTTAAGCAATGTTAATACCTAAGTAAAATAACGTTGATTAATTGTTGCTTTAATCAAAGTGCGATGTCGCAATTTTTCAGACACCAACACGCACCACACTCCTTATTCTCCTTCTGGGGAATGGATTCAGACGACATTGAACAAAAGCTGTCCAAAAAACTGATGACCCAATTCGTTGGCTCGACTCTAATGGCATCATTTCCATTCGTGATTGTTGCTATTAGATATGATATATGACTTGACTTTCAGTAGGCGGAAGCCAAcgcttgcttttttttgttaatcaaATGGAAAAGGCTTTTGAAATTCATGCAGCTGTTAGCGGTGATTTTGAACTCTGACCTCTTGCCAGCTGCGTGTAAAGCCAATAACCGGCTAAACAAATTGCCACAAATTGGCAAAacagccaaaagccaaaaaacgTTTCCATAGCTGCCGTCAGTTGACTTTGAATACTGCAAATGTCTGTCATAAATTTCTAAGAATGGGTGGGCAAATTCTCTGTTGGCTTTTCCACCCAGCCAATGAAGCAAATACGCCTCGAGTAGTCGGTGCATATTAATCTTTAGTATAGAAGTTtaattactataaatatttggagAATTCCCTCTCCAATTGCTTAACCGCCACATTCCATTGCTTCCCTTCGTGAAGTGATTGATTATAGAAAATTGATTTGCTTGGCGAGcagaaatacaatttaaattgccaaattgcaattattttgccgggtgtcaacaacaaaattatgcaaaatatcaAGCTCACGCGCTAGGACGAAGCCAAAAAGGTGATctaatggaaatttaaaataattaaatcgcatttgcatatataaaatttgaacaACGAAATTGCTATACAAAAAATAGCAATTGCGGTTGCTATACATTTAAAGGCaatgaaacaatttaatttaaaattttctcgCTGCCCTTGAAATACGACATCTTTGCTTACTTGAAATAATTTGTCTAATTTCTTGGAAGCAATTGATAGCTTGACagatttgaaaaattattcaaaaaggGACAAAAAAGGCAAAGAAGGATGTTTTCtaggaaatttatgtaaaagaAACGACATTTAATTTGTGAGCAAAAAGCATGCTCAttgattttgtaattataaagcTTATTGCCACTTTTGAATAcctttgaaattataaatgaagATGCAATATGATGAAAAGCTTTTActaaataatgtaatataaataagaccaaataattatgatatataattttcattcagCTTGAACTGGGaacattttaagattaaataataatgagaaGGATTTGACAGCTTGACAGTAATCtgattgatatatttaaattttcaaaatatgttttttgtgGCCATGATTTGGGTTTTAGTTGCTATTTTATAGCTTCCCACTCGAATTTACAGCCAATAAATTTTTTACTCAATTTGCCTCTTATCTTCGCTCTCTTTCGCGAAATAAGTGTGACCTAAACGCCATTGAAAATGCATGAATGACAAGATGATTTACACTTGGCGATAGTTGGATGTTGGATGATTGTCGGCATTGGCTTTTTTGTGGGTcatgcagcaaatgcaactAAACCCAATTTGCAGCTCTTTTGAAGGATGCACTCATCTCACTCTGCGAGCCATCAACCCACtttttccttctctctctcccgttCTATCACTTCAATTTCTCTTCGCTTCGCTGAAGTACTTGCAAGAGTGTCAATAAACTATCTGGTAGAGGAGGAGTAGAAATCGTTGcgtttgcaataaaaaacgatagcaacaaaaaagtaatcAAAATGCTGCGAAACATCCTTTGCATGAtggtggcagcagcaatggcagtgTTTGCACTTGATGATGCCACACTACAGAGGCAAGGGCCACAAGGACTGCACTTTATACTATTTTCCTATACACACACTTCTctatgtgcgtgtgtttgtgtgtgtgtagtttatGGCCTGGTTGTGGCTACGTCCAAAGAACTTTCATGAATTTGGGTCATTTTGTGgtagttgaaatatttttgcatgaagccacaagaacaacaactttaCTTCTCTCCTTCTGCAAATGACTTTAAAATGCTTGGGCTAAAAATGTGAATTTGCAACAAGTTAAAGTTGAATGGTATTCAAAACAACTTGAAATGAGTTATGGCCCAAAGGAAAACCCAATTTGTAATTATGCTAATTAGGACAGTGACTCTCTACCTGTTCTTGAATTGTATTTTGACtttgtaaaattgtaaaatagcTGTCAAAATTCGGCTGATAGTTACTTTGAAgtataatctggtatattttgtagtctatggagtattttgaatttagtagtatattaatttaccaaatatatattttttgtttacttggtattttttgtatatctattttgtatattttaagcataataCCGACATGTTCGACATGTATCTCAGAGTCAAGCTGACACGACTGTGTCTTTATTACTTGTGTACAATAGATGGCAAAATTCGGCTGCTAATCGCTTTGGtagataatctggtatattttatagtctatggtacattttaaatttagcagTATATTGATATGCCAATATAACCTTTGGCCAATtccagtattttttggtatattaatttggtgtattttaaaaataataccataaTGTTTTGccattattaaaaatgagtatctcactgtcgagcacactcgactgtaactttcgtACTTCTCTTACAATGGTGTTGACTGGAAACTGACTGgctaataccaaaaaaaatttcgaaaccaaattcaaaattcagcAGCAAGAGTGTTAATTATATAATGGCCAGTTGCTACCCtgctgaaatttaaaatgcaattgtagcaaaatttcagttgaattaagcagacacacacacaaagcaagGCCAGCTCCCGAGTCCCGCCTCCGGCATTAGAGTAGAGTCcttgactttggctttttggTAATTCCTAAAATGTGCGCCAGTTGGCCagaaaaattaacataattggctgaagagagagtgagagcgcgCAGCAGCAAGCGTGGCATGCAAATGTGTTATAGCCAACAAATTGCTGGCTGAGAACCAACCAAcgactggctgactgactgacgttCAACAACCAGTTAATTAGATTCCCTATCCGCCTTAATGC encodes the following:
- the LOC133842505 gene encoding LOW QUALITY PROTEIN: G-protein coupled receptor dmsr-1 (The sequence of the model RefSeq protein was modified relative to this genomic sequence to represent the inferred CDS: substituted 1 base at 1 genomic stop codon), which codes for MVTNMSQPHYCGASVDDFHTNYKYIHGYFSLVVCILGTIANTLNIIVLTRREMRSPTNAILTGLAVADLAVMLEYIPYTVHDYILSDLLPREQQLSYSWACFIKFHSIFAQVLHTISIWLTVTLAVWRYIAVSYPQRNRIWCGMRTTTITIAMAYVVCVLVVSPWLYLVTAITKYQMTLDANGKTIKTVPLTQYMVDNDEQVSLQVMSSTTPDMAWAFASSSNTTSMSMLNLSTVVPTTTVAPSELGQRNITVYKLYHSELALNDLPLRNATFLIYSVIIKLIPCFALTVLSVRLIGALLEAKKRRKILACHAANDMQPIVNGKVVTPSQPKSCKLLEKEKQTDRTTRMLLAVLLLFLITEFPQGIMGLLNVLLGDAFLMECYLKLSDLMDILALINSSINFILYCSMSRQFRSTFTLLFRPRWFDKWLPLSQHDGDGRDGMGGRLDGYGRQRLVHTDAVSKSMAIDLGLTTQVTNVXQESSRAVSTTTATTIAAAATATATATATNATESAAVDVDGCANEIGAANDICVVEMLQPKDTAGNSNISKHHNRSSNCNSNINRAARRRCSVGGKCIWPASDWLRRLRNKEQLQQQQQQQPHSEQLQRERDLESRETSRTRRSSVLLMVLLSGSEMEAKAVVVSEQQAIMTTPQQPQRLSRTATEEMDDAIDALWL